The region TCACAGACGTGAGTACGCCCTTGGAGTCAAAAATGATGGCGACAATCCGGAGGTTGAGAATTGAGATGCGCGAGCATTCGGTATTGGAGGTTCGGATTTCTTGAATTTGCTAACATATTTTCTTGCTTATAGTCTACGTTAAGTAAGTTGCGCCATATCTATTGTTGCCGCGCCTTTGCCGAACGAGATTCGATCACCAAATCGCTTTCGATCGTTAATCGTGGATGAAGCATGGGATAGACTCAAACGAGCAGAGGTTAATACGAGTGTTTTTTAGGGGTCGCCACCTGAGCTACCAGCGCTCCAAGCGCGCTGTCAACCCCAACACCAGGTACCGATCCGAGCAGCGAGAATTGGGGAAATTACAGGTTTCTGACATAGTCACAACAGTCTGATCAAGATCGACGGTGTTGACAACACTGAGGCCGCAAAGTGAGTGAATTCGGGTTATGGACTGGGTATCTGGATCGGATGCTAAGACAGGAACAGCTTCTACCTGGGCAAGAAGGTCGCTTTCGTCTACCGGGCTAAGCGTGAGGTCCGGGGCTCCAACATCCGGGTGATCTGGGGCAAGGTCACCCGCCCTCACGGTACGTCAACGATTCGGCAATTCGGCCTTTGGGTTGAACCGCGAGACGAGGATGGCAGTAACTAACACAAGAAACAGGCAACTCCGGCGTTGTCCGCGCACAGTTCCGTCACAACCTTCCCGCAAAGTCCTTCGGTGCTACTGTCCGTGTCATGCTCTACCCCTCCAACATCTAAACGCCCCGTTGTTTTTCATATATCCGCGGCACAACTCCGGAATCTTTGCGCAGACGGTCAGGCAAGGAGTCGGCGGGATGAGCCCAGGTTGCGATGGAGTTAGTGGGTTGATAATGATCATGGGAGAGGCAGGGCCGGACAGCCCAGCCCTACGAGTCTCAAAATAAAAAGATAAAATGGGATCTCTTGTCTACTGTAACACATGGTTACTGTTTCATCTTAATAGACATCCAGCCGGCATGCTTGTTTTTTGACCAGGTGGCCGTGGGTTGTCTTGACGGCAGGGCTCTAGTGTATTATTTGACGCTCATGAACACACAATCCAGACAATTCATCTCGGCTAAACCATTTATTCCGCCATCTGAGTCCATGTTCTTCCGCCGCAGTCCTTACTCATTTCCTCCAAGTGTGCCCTCGTTGCCTAATCGAGATATGCCCTTACGCGACTTATCCGGCCAGCAGTTTGATCTTATCCCATACTTCTGCCATTAAACTCGTGAACAGATGCCGCCCCATATTGCACTGAGACACCCCGCGGGTATCCCATTTGGGCTCATAATAGCATTTACATTTTAGAGAACCATGAAGCAGTCCCGCCTGGGCTGAGTAGTAAGgcttcagcaagcttctAGATGGAGGCAGTCAGGGATTAGGTCGATTTATCCCGTGTCGACGAATTCGGTATAAGAATGATGAGCCGTAGAGCCTGACAGAGATGAAACAAGGCACATAGAACAAGCACTGTCCATACTATGTATCTGGCTATTGCGTGATTTCGATTGGAACCACGGCATTATTGTATTCTCGTTGTAACCGGTTGTCCATATCAGCCATAGCAGTTGCGAACAAAATGGATATACTGCAACTGTCGACGTTCATATGTAAACCTGTGAACAAACCCGACCTTGTAAAGGAAGTAGACCGCAATTAAAGCACATTAGTGCGCCCGActtcctctctgcctctgttGTACATGTTGTCTATCCGACATAGGGCGGAGACATCTAGGATTCCCTGTGCGAGTTTGTCACATGAATCCTCAATATGGGCAGGACATAGGATTACTGAGACCTACCAGGCACCAGCACGTACTAGCATACTAATGAGAGAAGTAAAGGCATTTCGTTAGGCACTCAGTCGAGCGGCTTGGGCATGATACGTATCTACCTAGTAAGTACAAGAACCACTATACTCTCGCAAGGCCAACTATCCAACCCCGAAATATATATGCATTTTACACAGTCAAGAGCAGGCGCAACAGGCTAACTGCAGGTCACTATTGGTCATGTATTGACCGGGGCTCAACTTGGCCAGATGCGCAATGCAACTTGGACATTTGGGAGGTAAACCAATTTCGAAGAGCATTACCGAGAGGAGAAGCTTGCAGTACTAGTTAGAAGTATGAAGATCCCGTGTCTTGCAGTACAGTGCGTCTTTCGGTTGTGGGGCCTCTTTGATGTCATGTTATTGAGTCGTAAAATCCGATGTCTGCAtcttcgctgctggtgctaaAGAGAGCGGccctgttcctgaagaaTATATATCCGTTCGAGGATCCATCGGTAAATAGGCCCTGACTCTGGGGCTGGGCATATTCGATCCCAATCGGGTCCTTACAAGTCACCGGCATATCGGAATCATCATGACCGGTCGAAGAGCAACCAGATATCAGAGGTCCAATCGTATGATGTATCTAGCGCACATTCATGAAGAATGTTGCAAAACCGCAAATAGACACGCACTAGCACGTAGAGAAGGGACCCACAGAGATGCCCTTGACTATGACGTAAAACCGATAAGATCAGCTCGCGACCCTATGAGCTTGGACTAGTCCATCAACCCAAAACAAAGAAGACTTGCAGCTGTCCCTCCTTGCATATCAGTT is a window of Aspergillus nidulans FGSC A4 chromosome VI DNA encoding:
- a CDS encoding 60S ribosomal protein eL33 (transcript_id=CADANIAT00010100), which gives rise to MPSEHGHRLYVKGRHLSYQRSKRAVNPNTSLIKIDGVDNTEAANFYLGKKVAFVYRAKREVRGSNIRVIWGKVTRPHGNSGVVRAQFRHNLPAKSFGATVRVMLYPSNI